A genomic window from Vanessa atalanta chromosome 7, ilVanAtal1.2, whole genome shotgun sequence includes:
- the LOC125065279 gene encoding trypsin-3-like yields MSALFVILLFFVSSFATSSPVTESDRSNRIVNGFIIDISEVPYHAAVRRKSSAGWSYTCGAAVITTRAALTAGHCVKTIEYDPSSLRITVGSSNRLSGGDTYEISKVYVHEEYSVITLEHDIAMLVTATKISFGNNVDAVFIAEPNFNIPIGKTALVSGFGVTSYGGSPSSTLLAANVDIVSQEACSRAYRRIARISSGMICASANNPPRDACQGDSGGPLVVDKSLIGIVSWGEECANSTYPGVYTRVSNYYAWIINKLVLI; encoded by the exons ATGAGTGCACTATTtgtgatattattgtttttcg TTTCTAGCTTTGCCACGTCATCGCCGGTAACAGAATCGGATCGATCAAATCGTATCGTGAATGgctttataattgatataagcGAAGTCCCATATCACGCGGCTGTACGTAGAAAATCCAGTGCGGGTTGGAGTTACACATGTGGAGCCGCCGTTATAACAACCAGAGCAGCGCTTACAGCAGGACATTGTGTTAAAac GATAGAGTACGATCCATCGTCACTTAGGATTACGGTTGGGAGCTCTAACAGACTGTCCGGAGGCGATACATACGAAATATCCAAAGTTTATGTTCATGAGGAATATTCAGTAATTACACTAGAACATGACATAGCAATGCTCGTGACGGCCACTAAAATAAGTTTCGGAAATAATGTCGACGCAGTATTCATCGCCGAACccaattttaatattccaaTTGGAAAAACTGCATTAGTATCAGGATTTGGAGTAACATCg tatgGTGGCTCACCATCTTCTACGCTACTCGCTGCCAACGTGGATATCGTCTCCCAAGAAGCGTGTTCGCGCGCCTACCGTAGGATCGCTAGAATTTCATCGGGAATGATATGCGCTTCTGCAAATAACCCCCCAAGAGACGCATGTCAAGGCGATTCTGGCGGGCCGTTAGTGGTTGATAAAAGCTTGATTGGTATTGTATCATGGGGTGAAGAATGCGCCAACAGTACCTACCCCGGTGTATACACTCGGGTATCTAATTATTATGCGTGGATAATCAACAAATTAgtgttgatataa